The Bombus fervidus isolate BK054 chromosome 3, iyBomFerv1, whole genome shotgun sequence genome includes a window with the following:
- the Nocte gene encoding no circadian temperature entrainment isoform X4 encodes MSTLSGLVSKGEKGKSKFQSLDINSLYRVSRGESLEQHQQKNTLPRKHGMQSLGKVPSARRPPANLPSLKSEHSSNDPAVSLVPSGGSGWATTKESTTTTTATTTTTVTASDTSTANSSTAQCVTGTITTSLHPLLPGQQNTSQSSYSSDVNNKSSWSAIMSRSGDGTVSGGQQQSQQQQQQQQTASRELSAQYGPGPSLRPQTEGSWIQGGSRTASGAGIATTGPGSGSSGVQAPPLNITGSGGHTDISAGGRQNLVQSPNMGMGQAGPHNSSNSQNAVSSSSHQVGPNLHHYRGLIPPFMYRGNFSGGFPSQFPANTSSGAPRPRFNYPSERFPPPPVRQQERERVPEEEIITRPIIKEEDLTRMDDISRDAGWAAHDDIDYNQKLAFSDDEPDPEPSKKDERKDNKEEKIEENSTDDKEKTRDNRDNRETHDNRDSKESRDQATHRSWTQNTLSRDYRGSNGSGSYSGQSQLHSVHSLRGVEDDEAWNERRRLKVVEVASAVERARQRKEEEEKRYQESTRQAAAKKLQDLEQKLKEKQANESKGLISVPPVPIPVPEWERERENRERENRERERSEGKDEKSLNRELRETRDGPKDNRDSRDQLISDFRQGDRQSFTRQDSIRSERDRERDRDRDQRDTRDRELHASSSRYYKTNLPPRFQKQQAEKINAGLNRVFPNTERSTTQSVPFSQQYDPGRWVHSHSSLIDNNLKASSSHGASQRRSRTDSDISTSMDDDRPPSRDYRGSLLRDDRYRHSSHRPYDTRKSGGYYDEYTRSCRDHDYDDRHSRDSWERERYFDDTKDRDSKDSIESRDNRETRDIRDNRTSRDTRDAREIRERDNKDKKDYDNYIKDPFDDRNRERDRERDRERDRERDRERDRERERERERERERDRDQRERSESTEWREERIIQDRMIDNRRDIQREERMERNERPQRPDSRDSRASRESKTSLRDDDSHKLRDCSSWVNEVVDYEENKRDVYHEDIRERERERERRQPLGPVTKERIEADELKNEKRNLTQLKRASSDQDKKDQTKESSSTIEAKKEMDVWNRKVDRVNENNRVMERGDNSPKAWADAVSPTFEKEEEKTSEPIKNDKDSEDLKQNFEKLSIEKREDTLNEDEAVEQVKEDKREKNIRNRTSSGGSNSRVRDSRGGRQWGSTYSVYARGWRGPETRGRRGGPRAATRPASARSGSYGHTDSENSADEVSGSTESGKEEKKSARSPKPSQKIEKEERNREAIVSGRDEKRADYSQSQRSEKRTYDSKVSREGFAPSGEPSRRGRGSSFRIRGTTATGSRMEGYGPPSSKSPFSSERNIDEKQNSMRQNPSTPTPEKEVNSLLPSQNESTDDKIIAKQQALTAGITGKRAKSPNQQSQQTQQSCNKQDTSHASSNAPSQKVQVTRKEESRSKRTRSGSRRGRDNRELRYRGSGSNVSKQTSSDVGNEDWETTSENSEDHAEDHKESRNSRNKQFSARASTGSNQNIVASNVHSRRNEQTGNNREQREKNIKSSNTASRAPGAEKRNLQNSSFANQKNHSSTIPPLIQTAQVQNGRSRNQTSGSNSTTSGKSMIKDSTVNRIDEIKLSDPNLVSQALNDINKRSQGKEKKAIIDCEMETNNCTEDGPNVVEDKVDSDGFQEVRSKKNVKESRHGQKEETKPLKREKEKDRERDRSKSKANGGSQQTTSLQQVQSIPPLLGQAIPQPANMVQKQYDRTLRSQKLAPRFQKQRLAKQQQQQQQQMCASEPNDATKINNSSNNFGKDSSSGGPAPPPSVNAWDKPFTTSQLQSNSPSAVSTDIQLITGLSTQSEHGHIHSHEVNEQTNSGNSSQRNSPNGEKNAGKTLKDQLIEKNSVSDVSSPPVQTLIFENTNYSKTTKAGPSDLAVKTKFPNHIKAQQQRVEKRTDLEEEGNTAATIQQQQQQQQQQQSLPVAFSNKPSDLIKDKNQEPIQMPLSFNKNEDNADMKLDFTFDSDLSQLTEDKSKSLGMTRSMHMATGQNTISPSTAELNLKIASVKKVWENAPMPTVVEHEDGNVVNTANTFPQAFESTDVDDSYSPHQQYNQNNMKNEITTSTNVCKVKPQQQSSGSSSGQSGSTVPGPSPIGAGQSPIGHPPVSLQGPLSPPPFNSTGQPSHINYQEFPQYPGSQAAQYGSMSAIPSPPAVLFNTGSGQLPAQAGGLYGAFQLDQSRSPFTQYPPYAPSLQNSFSQQNVYLQQPPPPPPHAPNAPTPDMYQSNLSQYRITAAAAPPFGQNQQLSNNPNTVLISSSSNSLMSASVKPSSQPIGAIGTKAPHFQAPSAPQPNPLTYIPYDPNQVLGVSGSYMGNSQLVQRPGPNVQASANSYYSATSADVFPGSQTGFYQPGGATQQTGTHYGLQGFGQHSQSLATGSAAPVGLQNFSSGFLSSSGLQIAAAAQQFRNPTGGLPGPANTGPTFLSKHQPQEQPRQLKSPSGNQQDVLASVFSSTPQIPSPKSRNCKQQSSSQQPQPSPTQHHKYQQYQGVSQSTLILQQNIRGMGMPPRAGIQPSQQRYPPPIQRPVVPFTPGPNPNNPTQQQQQQPNCMPSQQQQQQVQINRHRPNLHQQQQQQRNMKMQQQYYSTQGNVKMDTNEKTDSHNDKINDGSSGAQQGGAKPNVNSQDNDNKEEVNQQNE; translated from the exons ATGTCTACTCTGTCAGGGCTTGTGTCGAAGGGGGAGAAAGGAAAATCCAAATTTCAATCATTAGACATCAATAGCTTGTACCGGGTGAGTAGG GGAGAATCTTTAGAACAACATCAGCAAAAAAACACACTACCACGCAAACATGGAATGCAAAGTCTTGGGAAAGTGCCTTCGGCACGGCGACCACCTGCTAATTTGCCTAGCTTGAAAAGTGAACATAGCAGTAACGATCCAGCTGTCAGTCTTGTGCCAAGTGGAGGAAGTGGTTGGGCTACTACCAAAGAGTCAACAACTACCACTACTGCTACAACCACCACGACTGTAACTGCATCAGATACATCCACT gcAAATTCTTCAACAGCACAATGTGTGACAGGAACCATCACAACATCATTACATCCATTACTCCCAGGGCAACAAAATACTTCACAGTCTTCATATTCTTCCGATGTAAACAACAAATCATCATGGAGTGCAATAATGAGCAGATCTGGAGATG GTACTGTATCAGGAGGCCAACAACAGtcacaacaacagcagcagcaacagcaaacGGCAAGTCGGGAATTAAGTGCGCAATACGGACCTGGACCAAGTTTACGGCctcaaa cgGAAGGAAGTTGGATACAAGGTGGAAGTCGTACAGCCAGTGGTGCAGGAATAGCAACTACAGGTCCTGGAAGTGGGAGTTCAGGGGTCCAGGCCCCCCCTTTGAATATCACTGGATCAGGAGGACATACCGACATATCTGCTGGCGGGCGACAGAACTTGGTCCAGTCTCCCAACATGGGAATGGGCCAGGCAGGCCCTCATAATTCTTCAAACAGTCAGAATGCTGTGAGTTCTAGTTCTCATCAAGTTGGTCCAAATCTACATCACTACAGAGGACTTATTCCTCCATTT ATGTACAGAGGAAATTTTTCTGGTGGATTTCCTTCTCAATTCCCGGCAAATACAAGTTCTGGTGCACCTAGACCTCGATTCAATTATCCCTCAGAACGATTTCCTCCTCCGCCTGTTCGTCAACAGGAACGCGAACGTGTACCcgaagaagaaattattacacGACCAATTATTAAAGAAGAAGATCTTACTCGAATGGACGATATTTCTCGCGATGCTGGTTGGGCAGCACATGACGATATTGATTATAATCAAAAGCTTGCCTTCAGCGACGACGAACCTGATCCTGAACCTTcgaaaaaagatgaaagaaaagacaataaggaagaaaaaatagagGAAAATTCAACAGATGACAAAGAGAAGACAAGAGATAACCGTGATAACCGAGAAACTCACGATAATCGAGATTCGAAGGAATCACGAGATCAAGCAACTCATCGTTCATGGACTCAGAATACTTTATCCCGTGATTATCGTGGTTCGAACGGGTCTGGTAGTTATAGCGGTCAGTCACAACTGCATTCGGTGCATTCTTTAAGAG gtGTAGAAGATGACGAAGCATGGAACGAGAGACGCAGACTGAAAGTTGTTGAAGTAGCATCGGCTGTTGAACGTGCTCGACAACggaaagaagaggaggaaaaacGATATCAGGAATCAACTAGACAAGCGGCAGCTAAAAAATTGCAAGATTTAGAGCAAAAGTTAAAGGAAAAACAAGCTAATGAATCTAAAGGTTTAATAAGCGTTCCACCAGTGCCTATTCCAGTTCCTGAGTGGGAACGAGAAAGGGAAAACAGGGAACGAGAAAACAGGGAACGCGAGCGATCCGAaggaaaagatgaaaaatcacTGAACCGTGAATTACGTGAAACTAGAGACGGTCCAAAAGATAACAGAGATTCACGTGATCAGTTAATATCAGATTTTCGACAAGGAGACCGACAGAGTTTTACGAGACAAGATAGTATTCGTAGTGAACGTGATAGAGAACGAGACCGCGATCGTGATCAAAGGGATACGAGAGATCGTGAGCTACATGCTTCATCCTCTCGATATTATAAAACTAATTTACCACCTCGATTTCAAAAGCAACAGGCGGAAAAAATCAATGCTGGTCTTAATCGAGTTTTTCCTAATACCGAAAGATCAACTACGCAATCCGTTCCATTTTCTCAGCAATACGATCCTGGTAGATGGGTTCATAGTCACAGTTCTTTAA TAGACAACAACTTAAAAGCATCATCATCACATGGTGCGTCACAACGCCGAAGTAGGACAGATTCAGACATTTCCACTTCGATGGATGATGATCGACCTCCATCTCGAGACTATCGTGGTTCTCTACTTCGAGACGATCGATATCGTCATTCTTCTCATCGACCATACGACACACGCAAATCAGGTGGTTattacgacgagtatactcgcaGCTGTAGAGATCACGACTATGATGACAGACATTCTCGTGATTCCTGGGAACGTGAAAGATACTTCGACGACACTAAAGATCGAGATTCAAAGGATAGCATAGAGTCCAGAGATAACAGAGAAACTCGCGATATTCGTGATAATCGTACCTCCAGGGATACCCGAGATGCGAGAGAAATTCGAGAAAGAGATAACAAGGATAAAAAGgattatgataattatataaag GATCCCTTTGATGATCGTAATCGTGAACGTGATCGCGAACGTGATCGCGAACGTGATCGCGAACGTGATCGTGAACGTGATCGCGAACGTGAGCGTGAACGTgaacgagaacgagaacgaGATCGCGATCAAAGAGAAAGATCGGAAAGTACGGAATGGCGCGAAGAACGTATCATTCAAGATAGAATGATTGATAATCGTCGTGATATACAAAGAGAAGAACGAATGGAACGAAACGAACGTCCACAAAGACCAGATTCTCGTGATAGTCGTGCTTCTCGAGAATCAAAGACATCTTTGCGAGATGATGATTCGCACAAATTGCGAGATTGCAGTTCCTGGGTAAATGAGGTTGTCGATTATGAAGAAAATAAACGAGATGTCTATCATGAAGATATTcgagaaagagaacgagaaagggaaagaaggCAACCGCTAGGACCTGTAACTAAAGAAAGAATCGAAGCAGATGAATTGAAAAACGAAAAGCGTAATCTAACTCAATTAAAACGGGCAAGTTCCGATCAAGATAAAAAAGATCAGACGAAAGAATCATCGTCGACTATAGAAGCGAAGAAGGAAATGGATGTTTGGAATAGAAAGGTCGATCGAGTTAATGAAAACAATCGAGTAATGGAAAGAGGTGATAACTCGCCAAAAGCCTGGGCGGATGCTGTTTCTCCGACgttcgaaaaagaagaagaaaagacttCAGAACCTATTAAGAACGATAAGGATTCGGAGGATTTGAAGCAAAATTTCGAGAAGTTAAGTATAGAAAAAAGGGAAGACACGTTAAACGAAGATGAAGCTGTGGAACAGGTGAAGGAAgataaacgagagaaaaatattcggaATAGAACTAGCAGTGGCGGATCGAATTCCAGAGTGCGTGATTCTCGAGGTGGGCGTCAATGGGGTAGCACCTATAGCGTGTATGCACGAGGTTGGCGTGGTCCAGAAACAAGAGGACGAAGAGGTGGACCTAGAGCCGCCACTAGACCAGCTTCTGCTAGAAGTGGTTCATATGGACATACGGATTCAGAAAATAGCGCTGATGAAGTGTCTGGCTCGACAGAGTCTggcaaagaagagaaaaaatcgGCTAGATCACCAAAACCTAgtcaaaaaatagaaaaagaagaacgcAATCGTGAAGCAATAGTGTCTGGTCGAGATGAAAAACGGGCCGATTATTCTCAATCACAACGCAGCGAAAAACGAACTTACGATAGTAAAGTAAGTCGTGAAGGTTTTGCACCTTCGGGTGAACCGTCTCGCCGCGGTCGAGGAAGTAGTTTCCGAATTCGAGGTACAACTGCTACCGGCAGCCGAATGGAGGGATATGGGCCTCCATCTAGTAAGAGTCCTTTTTCCTCCGAGCGCAATATTgatgaaaaacaaaattctatgcGACAGAATCCTTCAACGCCTACTCCGGAAAAGGAAGTAAATTCTCTGTTACCATCACAGAATGAATCTACAGATGATAAAATTATAGCAAAACAACAAGCACTTACTGCTGGAATAACTGGAAAGCGTGCCAAATCTCCAAACCAGCAGTCTCAACAAACTCAACAATCTTGTAACAAGCAAGATACAAGTCACGCGAGCAGCAATGCTCCTTCTCAAAAGGTACAAGTTACAAGAAAAGAGGAATCTCGCTCAAAAAGAACTCGCAGTGGAAGTAGAAGG GGTAGAGATAATCGTGAATTACGTTACCGTGGCAGTGGTAGTAACGTATCGAAGCAAACATCTTCGGATGTAGGAAACGAAGATTGGGAAACCACGTCCGAGAACAGCGAGGATCATGCAGAGGATCACAAAGAGTCACGTAACAGTcgtaataaacaattttctgcGCGTGCAAGCACTGGTAGTAATCAAAATATTGTAGCGTCAAACGTGCATTCACGTAGAAATGAACAGACAGGAAACAATCGGGAACaacgagaaaaaaatataaagtctTCCAATACAGCGTCTCGGGCGCCTGGCGCGGAGAAACGAAATCTACAGAATTCCAGTTTTGCCAATCAGAAAAATCATTCCAGCACCATTCCGCCGTTGATACAAACGGCTCAAGTACAAAACGGAAGATCGAGAAATCAAACTTCTGGTAGCAATTCGACAACGTCGGGTAAATCAATGATAAAGGATAGTACGGTGAATCGTATAGATGAAATAAAGTTAAGCGATCCTAATTTAGTTAGTCAAGCTCTCAATGATATCAATAAGAGATCCcaaggaaaggagaaaaaggcTATAATCGATTGCGAAATGGAAACGAATAATTGTACGGAGGATGGTCCTAACGTCGTTGAAGATAAAGTTGATTCAGATGGTTTCCAAGAGGTTCGTTCAAAGAAGAATGTAAAAGAATCTAGACATGGTCAAAAAGAAGAGACAAAACCTTTGAAACGtgaaaaggagaaagataGAGAACGCGATCGTTCTAAGTCAAAAGCAAATGGGGGTTCACAGCAAACGACTTCATTGCAACAAGTACAAAGTATACCGCCTTTGCTTGGTCAAGCCATTCCACAACCAGCAAATATGGTACAAAAACAATATGATAGAACTTTACGGAGCCAAAAGCTTGCGCCCAGATTCCAAAAACAGCGCTTAGCTaaacagcagcaacagcaacagcaacaaatGTGTGCATCTGAGCCAAACGACGCAACTAAAATCAATAATTCATCAAATAATTTCGGTAAAGATTCGTCAAGCGGCGGCCCTGCACCTCCACCATCTGTAAACGCTTGGGATAAACCGTTTACAACGAGTCAATTACAATCGAATTCTCCATCAGCTGTTTCTACTGACATCCAGTTGATAACTGGTTTATCTACGCAGAGCGAACATGGTCATATTCACAGCCACGAAGTTAATGAGCAGACGAATTCTGGTAATAGTAGTCAACGAAATTCACCAAATGGCGAAAAAAATGCTGGAAAAACTTTAAAAGACCAACTGATTGAAAAAAATTCAGTCTCTGATGTTTCTTCACCACCTGTGCAAACATTAATTTTTGAGAATACGAATTATTCAAAAACTACCAAGGCTGGTCCTTCTGATTTAGCAGTAAAAACCAAATTTCCGAATCATATAAAAGCTCAACAACAACGCGTTGAAAAGCGCACAGATTTGGAAGAAGAAGGCAATACCGCTGCCACCAtccagcaacaacaacaacaacaacagcagcaacaaaGTCTACCTGTGGCATTTTCAAATAAACCAAGTGACttgataaaagataaaaatcaaGAGCCAATTCAAATGCCTCTGTCGtttaataaaaacgaagataaCGCAGATATGAAATTAGATTTCACCTTTGATTCAGATCTCTCTCAATTAACCGAAGACAAAAGTAAAAGCTTAGGAATGACTCGATCTATGCACATGGCTACTGGCCAAAATACTATTTCTCCTTCTACGGCAGAGCTTAACTTAAAAATTGCATCGGTAAAAAAAGTATGGGAAAATGCACCTATGCCAACCGTAGTCGAGCACGAGGATGGTAATGTCGTCAATACAGCTAATACTTTCCCTCAAGCGTTCGAAAGTACGGATGTTGATGACAGTTACAGCCCTCATCAACAATACAATCAAAATaacatgaaaaatgaaataactaCTTCAACGAATGTGTGCAAG GTGAAGCCGCAGCAACAATCCTCGGGCAGCAGCAGTGGTCAGTCTGGTTCAACGGTTCCCGGGCCAAGTCCTATTGGAGCAGGTCAAAGTCCTATAGGGCATCCTCCTGTCAGTCTCCAAGGACCATTGAGCCCACCTCCATTCAATTCCACGGGACAACCTTCTCATATTAATTACCAg gaGTTTCCCCAATATCCAGGATCTCAAGCTGCGCAGTATGGTAGCATGTCTGCTATACCTTCTCCGCCAGCCGTGTTATTTAACACTGGTTCCGGTCAACTTCCAGCTCAAGCAGGTGGTCTTTATGGAGCGTTTCAGTTAGACCAGAGCCGATCTCCTTTCACACAGTATCCACCATATGCGCCATCTCTTCAAAATTCGTTCAGTCAACAAAACGTTTATTTGCAACAGCCCCCACCTCCGCCACCGCATGCACCGAATGCGCCAACTCCGGATATGTATCAAAGCAATCTTTCACAGTACCGGATC ACCGCAGCTGCTGCTCCGCCATTTGGACAAAATCAGCAACTTAGTAATAATCCAAATACAGTTCTTATTAGCTCTTCTTCAAATTCTTTGATGTCAGCCAGTGTGAAGCCATCTTCTCAACCAATTGGAGCTATCGGAACTAAAGCTCCTCATTTTCAAGCACCGTCTGCTCCTCAACCAAACCCA ttaacGTACATACCATATGATCCAAATCAAGTACTCGGCGTGAGTGGCAGTTACATGGGCAATTCCCAATTGGTACAGAGACCCGGTCCAAACGTACAAGCCTCGGCTAATAGTTATTATAGCGCAACTTCGGCTG atgTATTTCCCGGATCGCAAACAGGTTTTTATCAGCCAGGGGGTGCTACACAGCAAACCGGTACTCATTATGGACTTCAGGGATTTGGTCAGCACAGCCAAAGTTTGGCAACTGGTAGTGCTGCTCCTGTTGGACTTCAAAACTTCAGCTCAGGCTTTTTATCTAGTTCGGGGTTACAGATTGCTGCAGCAGCTCAGCAGTTTCGTAATCCGACAGGAGGACTACCTGGACCAGCAAATACAGGCCCTACTTTTCTTAGCAAACATCAACCACAAGAACAGCCTAGACAATTAAAGAGTCCATCAGGGAATCAGCAAGATGTGCTTGCATCAGTTTTCAGTTCTA CACCACAAATTCCATCTCCGAAATCAAGAAACTGTAAGCAACAATCTTCATCTCAACAGCCACAACCTAGTCCAACGCAACATCACAAATATCAACAGTATCAAGGTGTTAGTCAGTCAACTTTG attTTACAACAAAATATTCGTGGCATGGGCATGCCACCACGTGCTGGAATTCAACCATCGCAACAAAGATATCCACCACCCATTCAGAGACCAGTTGTTCCATTTACACCGGGTCCAAATCCGAATAATCCTacgcaacaacagcaacaacaacctAATTGCATGCCGtcgcaacagcagcagcaacaagtTCAAATAAACCGCCACAGACCGAATCTGcatcaacagcaacaacagcaacgaAATATGAAGATGCAACAACAATATTATTCTACTCAAG gAAACGTTAAAATGGACACAAATGAAAAGACAGATTCGCACAATGATAAAATCAACGATGGTAGCTCTGGTGCTCAGCAAGGAGGCGCTAAACCAAACGTAAATTCACAAGACAATGACAATAAGGAAGAAGTGAATCAACAAAACGAGTGA